In the genome of Nakaseomyces glabratus chromosome K, complete sequence, the window acacaTTTTCTGCATTTGTAACATTATTGATGTTTCAACCCAATTCCCCCCCTGCATTTTACTAAATATCATATTCTATAACtttcaagaaaacaattttatcaattatttaaacttcaaaaaagcctttttttttaactaatcaacaaaaaaggTCTTATAAATACTTTATTCAATTCAATACAAgcatattttattcaatcTCTAAATTTCAAGTAATACTTTTTATAACtctatatttttatgaTCCTAGCCGTGCTGTCTGCCTTCTTTCTCAACGGTAACTTTGTTATTCTTTACCGAAGTGTCCCCACAGCCACAATCGTAATCCTCTAGGATTGTACTACAGTCGTATTCCggtttcttcaaatactcATTGACTATGTTATGTACGTGACATCCCCACAGCGCCGCTGCAGTACGACTTGAGGTCTGCGGTGGATACTTGTCCATCAACTTAACGAAATGGTACGCACATTCACCACAGGGATATAGTTCAGCATACAACTCTAAAAACGTCTTTAACTTCTGTCTCTCCTCTTTAGTTGGCTTATCAGGGAACCGCGCCAGTAACGTGTGGAAATACTTCCATGAAGCTCTCCCGAGCTCTACCTTGGCTTGTTTGTCCTCCATTAGGGGCATAATTGTCGCATCATCAATGGCTTTCATCTTATCCTCTTGACTCACCCCACTACCGCTCTTCTCAACATTGCTAACTGGCTCAACAGTGTCCCGTAGACGACCTGCCATTGGTGCCGATACACTCATCGAAGAATCAGTGTTGAAGAAATACCATACCAGCCCAACTAATGTCAGCGCAGCAATGGCACGAACTATATGGCTGCCGTGAAATCGCCCTATCCTTTTAGCCATCGCTAATATCTATTCGTTTCTACCGTCCCTATACTCTCTTGATCCGAAAACTTGCAAAGAAAGCTCGAGAACCAAACCTAAATCGCTTTGTAGTATAATACAAATACCAATGCCCTTCTATTTctagcaaaaaaaagactaaTAGGAGAGTAAGTAATGTTGTTCCGACTACTTTGCTTCTAACACTCCCTCTAATAAAGCATAGAACCTTCTCTTCGAATTTTTTCTCTTGACTTTTAGCACCTTATTTTGCTGGGAGAGAGGCGAGAATGATAGCGACACACCTGAAAGGAGCCCAACAATTAAAGAGTCCAATTAATACTCAGATATCGCATAAACCGAGATAGATTTTTGAGAACACAA includes:
- the ERV2 gene encoding flavin-linked sulfhydryl oxidase (CAGL0K05401g~Ortholog(s) have protein disulfide isomerase activity, thiol oxidase activity, role in oxidation-reduction process and cytosol, fungal-type vacuole membrane, integral component of endoplasmic reticulum membrane, nucleus localization), whose translation is MAKRIGRFHGSHIVRAIAALTLVGLVWYFFNTDSSMSVSAPMAGRLRDTVEPVSNVEKSGSGVSQEDKMKAIDDATIMPLMEDKQAKVELGRASWKYFHTLLARFPDKPTKEERQKLKTFLELYAELYPCGECAYHFVKLMDKYPPQTSSRTAAALWGCHVHNIVNEYLKKPEYDCSTILEDYDCGCGDTSVKNNKVTVEKEGRQHG